The following DNA comes from Micropterus dolomieu isolate WLL.071019.BEF.003 ecotype Adirondacks unplaced genomic scaffold, ASM2129224v1 contig_1077, whole genome shotgun sequence.
ATGTGTGAGCCAGATGTTAGAGGGCTAGATGTGATATGCAAACCAGATGTGTGAGGGCCAGATGTTATGATGTGTGAGCCAGATGTCGGAGGGCCAGATGTTATGATGTGTGAGCCAGATGTTAGAGGGCTAGATGTGATATGCAAACCAGATGTGTGAGGGCCAGATGTTATGATGTGTGAGCCAGATGTCGGAGGGCCAGATGTTATGATGTGTGAGCCAGATGTTAGAGGGCTAGATGTGATATGCAAACCAGATGTGTGAGGGCCAGATGTTATGATGTGTGAGCCAGATGTCGGAGGGCCAGATGTTATGATGTGTGAGCCAGATGTTAGAGGGCTAGATGTGATATGCAAACCAGATGTGTGAGGGCCAGATGTTATGATGTGTGAGCCAGATGTCGGAGGGCCAGATGTTATGATGTGTGAGCCAGATGTTAGAGGGCTAGATGTGATATGCAAACCAGATGTGTGAGGGCCAGATGTTATGATGTGTGAGCCAGATGTCGGAGGGCCAGATGTTATGATGTGTGAGCCAGATGTTAGAGGGCTAGATGTGATATGCAAACCAGATGTGTGAGGGCCAGATGTTATGATGTGTGAGCCAGATGTCGGAGGGCCAGATGTTATGATGTGTGAGCCAGATGTTAGAGGGCTAGATGTGATATGCAAACCAGATGTGTGAGGGCCAGATGTTATGATGTGTGAGCCAGATGTAAATGGCAGAAGGGCAGATTTTATGGTGAAAGGGGATGATGTGATAGATGTTTGTTGGCCAGGTGGGATGGTTTTAGTGCCAGGTGTAGATGCAGATGGGCTAGATGTAGATGTTGCACAAGATGCGGTGTACGGATGGCCAGTTGTTACAGTAGGAGGACCAGATGTGGATGTGGAAGGGCCAGATGTTGTAGGTACAGGAACGGATGCATTTGTGAGTGGGACAGCTGAGGAGGTGAAAGGGGAAGACGTTGAGGTGTGAGGGGCAGAAGGGGTTAAAGTGGAGGGTGGGCATTTGCAGTTTTCAAGTTCAGGGTAAAACTTAGTAACGGTTGTTTGGAGAGGGCACTGTGTTCCAGGAAACGGCTTAAATTCAGAGTCTGCTGTCCTCAGTTTCTGATGGAGTTCATCCAGAGTCTTAGTCTGCAGATATTTGTTGTCAGATTCATCAGGAACATTGTCACCCCAGTGCGCGCTTGCTATCCAAGTCTTTGTTTTGGAGCTGTAGCAGCAGAAGGCTGACCAGAGCATGGTGGGAATATTAATCCTGTTTCTGAGGAAGTTTGTGATGTTGGGTAGCGCTCCAGTTACCACAAAGCCTTCAGtagcattgttgttgttgatgcagtATTTGTCCATAACACATTTGATGCACTGCTCCATTCTGTTCCAGCTTCCTTGGTTGAATGTTTTTGCTTGTGGAACGATGTTGGTCAGGGTGAAGGTGGATCTTTTGTCCGTTTTGTTGAATCCGTAAGAGCTTGGAATTAAATGGCCTCTGTCAAACCTTACATTGTTTCTGTAATCACTGTTCCCAGCCTGGTTGGTGTAGGTCTTGTTTTTGTCTACATCACACATGTTCTTGTTGTTGTCATCTTCGTTCTCAAGCTGGAAGAGTTAAAGGCTAAATTACTGATGCAGGCAGCGAAGTAAAGCAAATTAATTGTACAGTAAAAATGTCCATTTATAAAAAGCTGCAGAGAAtgactttctttctttgtttggtTACATCATGAGGTCAAGGACAACTGTCTCTCATCTTGACCCGGGTTAAAGCATGGGTCAAACACTACACTGTGATTATTAGAGAGAGTGATTCAACAAATGCATAGgaagtaaaattaaattaaagtaaatactaaaataaacacaataaatgtgAATATCAAATAGGTCCTCAATGGGATCCACTGGGGCAGATGGCCACAAACATGGTTGGGAGGTTTCAGAAAGGATTAAGAGATGGACTAAAACattgtatttttgtcttttcaatgcatttgttgacaataataaaaaaggaatGAATAACCGCCTCATCATCTTTAAATTGCTAATCatgcaatgtaatgtaactCTGTAGTTTAGCAGTGAAGTGTATCGGACTTCTGAAACCCAGAATTAACCTGTGGCAGTTGTCTTATATAAATGGGTCCAACACAGAGTGAACGAGCACCCAGTAGACCAGCATCCTACGTGCATCACCTTTGTGAAAGGATAGTGAAAGGAGTTGTGAAACCTACTAGTGCTACTACAATGATGATATTTAGGGTTATGAAGCATAATAATGATCATGATGActattgttgtttgtataagtgcttgtattattatttttgtaagcTAATACTTGTAGCAACTGTAGAATAATACTTTcttattatctttttttaattttagaaaAACACACCTGTGGCTCAATCTTCCAGTCGTTTTGAGGTCTCCTCCCTCTTCCATTCCCTCTGTACTTTAAAGCAGAAAACACTGGAATCTTGTTCTTGAGGTCGTAAAGCGTCACAAATGTTCTCTTTTTCATAAAAGTCTGGCAAATGGGTTTGTATCGGTTCTGGTTCAGGATGTGGCCGCCCTCCAAGATTCCTGGGATCTGAGGTGGCTTTGCGTCAAGGAGAAACTGCTCACAGTCGGACACCGACTTCACCACTTCAGCAACTGTGGGAACAATGGGCAGGAAGGCAGCGAGGAGCAAGAGATACCACATCTTCATAGACGCCATCGTCAAACGCTGTGTCTTTTTAggtcagaggagaggaacaaaAACAACCATCAAATAGTAGTTAAGCTTTGGAACTGAACATTTCACTTGTCATCCTGGACTCCATCCTTTTACTATTTGTACATGTCCATTGGAAAGTACAACTGCACATATAACTGTTCCCCAAATCGACCAGTACGAGCGTTGGGAAGTACCAGTCCAGCCACAGGTGTACCGGATGTTATATAGGTTACCTAAGTCAAGTGATGTTTTTTCAATGTGGAAAACGTTGTGAAACTGGTAGTTTGGTTAGGTGTTACCATTTGGTTTAGGCAGAAAAAccatttggttaggtttaggaacaAAGTCAAAGTGAAAAATTTTATTGACCTTATAACTTATccactttgactttctttcacacggGACTCAAACCTCGGTCTTCTGAGTGACAGTCCTGAGTTTATTTGACACACATCTACCCCacccaacacattctcactcccaacttgtTTACATATGACCTCTTGGTGCAGCTTCTTAaagccctgggtacccctttagctaTGTTTTTCGACATGTAGGGCTATGCAGTCAAGTTAGCGAGAAAAAAATGCATCGTCTGGTTAAGTttgcaataataaatgtgtaatGTCTTGTAAAACCTTTAAACTGATTTCACTGTAAACTGTGAATGTGCTGCAGGAGAGCATTGTTTATCAGGCATAACAACAGTAACTATGGGGGCGGAACTTCGCTAGAAGCCGTTTGCAGTCATCACACACAGAGATGACATGATAGTTAAACACCAAATCAATACAAGTAACAACACTGTTTAAATCATTTCCCAGTAGgtacacatttaaacacataatACAGCCAGAATCAGTTCATCTTGAATTTTAAAGGACAATGTACAGAAAATAACTTAAATTTCTTAGAGTGTACTAGAAATATGTATCTGGTCAGAATATATAGCCTATCATATCTATTTTTGTATATAGTAATAAACAAGTGAACTATCTAACAAGTGTGGCAACTTTCATATATTATACTTATATATTAGTTTCACTTTAGGTATTAATTTGGATATATTTAAAGTAGATTCATGATATATTTGATTTTGGAAAAAGTCAAGAAAGCCAACAATTTGAGTAAAATTTAAGTTTAGTTTTCTCTTtctaaaaaacattatttacgGAAATGAGGCAGTCAGACCGAGATCACAGCGTGCAGAATTTCTTATTTAACAAGAAGTCATCTACTACaagaatacatttttctttgtgtaAAAAAGTGTTACACTCATAAGATTTAAtcaataatcaaataattaagAAGCACAAACTTTACAGTTGTGCTTCTGCAAATGAGTACTCTCTAAATCATCAATGTTGAATGCGACAGGCGAAAAAAGcctgaaataaataagaattatgtataaaaaagtaaaagaaaacttACCAGCTCGTGTACAGAAATGAGTCAAATGGTGTCTTTGTATTTGTAGCAGCGAGAACCAGATAGAgttcctcaaatatcaaaaaagCTTTAGAGGAAGTGTGAATTATATTCTACAATCAGCAGTTTATAACAATGGAGAAGAGGATGTGCTAACTTTCTCTAATAGATTAGTCTTGATTTACGTAATGCATCCAGAGAAAAACTTCATCACTTCAGTTCAAACTGACAGAAGATAGGaaactcaaaaacacaaacaacagacaCAATATTATGAACTGATGGATAAAAGCCAGTTGAACTGCCATTTAGTAGAGGCCTGTATCTATAAAGAAACGAGAATAAGAGTCAGCTTTGTACTTTGTACTTAGACACAGCAGGGCTTTAAACTAAATGCTAAcctgctcacaatgacaatgctaacacactgatCTTAAATACCTTcaaaacattcccatcagcttcaGCTGTACTGTGTGTTCAGTGCTAAATAGctagtagggctgcaactaactattattgtcattattgatCATACCTATCATTTTCACGATTAATCGATTTGTTGTTTGGCCAATAAAAATGTTAGAGTAGGGTTAAAAATGTCTAAAGCCATGGTCACCCactcaaatgtttttactgtttcactTTTAAATCCTCTGAACCTCATGAACAACTGTTTAAACTGGGTGTTACAAGCCGAAGCATTACTCAGCATCCTGTCCAGCTTCCCAGGGCACATTGTCCAACACCAATTTTGGTTTAGACTAAATTTGACAATGTTTTTCTATATTGCCTAATAAAGGTCAGAACACAGTAATCAATCATCTGACATTATTTTCTGCtgtctgtttgaaataaaaggCATTGTTCCCAAGCAAAAAAACCAAACTACCACAGCCAAAGCAGTTTTATTTGTAGTAGTGTAGTGTGCTGATTTATGAGCTTTTCATTCTCTTCTCCATTCATCACTTACTTTACTGCTTCACATTGGAAAAGTACAAAAAGGACACTAGATGGTGCCCTGGAACCTCAGTAAATCAAGAGCTCTGACAAAACACACTATATTTAAAAGAGATCAATGAAGGATAGACGCACTCTAGCCAGTTGGATATTACACTGATTTACACTGCACAGCTTGGCACGCTGTGTATGGTTCAGCAATTATCTGAAGACTAACAGACACATGTTTAAAAGGAATATTATAAGATAATATTTCTCCTCTTCATACAATAAGTTTAATGACATGTTGCTAAAAGCTCAGTTTAATTCACTATAAAGATAAAATCACCAATTCACCCACATCATACAAATCATGTACATTTACTATCTGAAGCCATGCAAATGACACTTCCTGTTTCCCatcatcataacaaatgaaattaaacaaaaagtaaagtagcctacaataaaatgtaaacaaaacaaaacaaaaacatctcaGTCTGATGATTCAAACATTTGTGACAGAACAATTCTCAGGTTGGTAATTCTGCATTGaatcattttcatatttaaGGCAATGCTATATCTGTATTGgtcaatttgtttttatatatatacgtACAGGTTAGCTGCTGATCAATTTTTTCAAGTTTAATTCACTCTTAAACATAATTGAATTATCACAGACTGAAGGCTTTGTTGAAATGTCCTAATTCAAACAAAGAGTTGTATATTTTCCTCATACAGGTAGAAACCCACAGGTGTGGTAAAGAGAGAGGCAGCTGTAGATGTGGCGAGAGTAGATAATGGACCAGAAGTGGGTTTGAAAGAGGCAGATGTTGGCAAGAAGTGGTTGGACAGTTGTGACTGTTTGTGAAAAACTAAGAAACAGGACATTTTGTTTCAGGAAACACATCTATCCCCAGTTGTCGTTTGAGTTCTGCCAGAGTGTAAGTGAGCACATATTTGGTTTCTGGAACATTGTTGGCCCAGTATGCCATTGTGATCCATTTCTTTGCTCTGGGGCTGTAGCAGCAGTATGCTGTACAGCTTAGAGGGAATTTCAACCctgttatttaatttgttgttgctgttgttaggTATTGCTCCAGTTACCACATAGGCTTCTGTAACACCATTGTTGTCTGTGCAATATTGGTCTATTTGATATTTGATGCTCTTCATCATTGTTTTCCAGCTTCCCCGATGAAATTTTGCCTGTGGCAAGATGTTGGTCAGGGTAAAGGTGGAATTTTTGTCAGATATATTGAACCCATACAAGCTTTCGATTAACTGGCCCTTATCAAACcttccattcacacacactgtaggtCATTCTGACTCACATACACCGTCCTCCTGCCCCAAATCATTTTAATGAATCCACCGctaaaaatagtccccaacaaatgcactatttcctcctgatTGAACGTTTGCTTAAGAACTACAGTTGGGCCTTTTTtaagaatgaaaatatatatatgtgagcTGTTTCTAAAGATTTAGGAACCACAGATGGAGAAGAGAAGTCTGAAAGTATTTGTAGTAATGTTGATATAAATATAGAATATGAGCTGCCTTATCCcttaatttaaattaagtatTATGAAATGTAATTCTATGGTTTAGCAGTGAGGTGTTTGGGACTACATAACTTTCTCTTATTATAATAAGTCTGACATATGAATTTGTATCAGGTCTGGTTCAGAATGTTCCCGTCCTCCAAGATGCCTGGGACCCGAGGTGGCTTTGCTTCAAGGAGAAACTCCGCACAGTCGGACACCGACTTCACCACTTCAGCCACTGTGGGAACAATGGGCAGGAAGGCAGCGAGGAGCAAGAGATACCACAACTGTGTGTCTTTTGgtcagaggagagagagaaaaaacatcaaacattaCAGTTTGTTTCTTCAGTTACGTAGTgaaacaggagcaaacacaatggaggtatctgtttttaaatgcgggttttgtgtgttttaatggtttccgccatggagagtcaggaaggaaagcagccactgcgtttgtttcattcagtgcatcCCGATATATGTGAAAATCGTATGTAACTGCCCACTGTGCctaagattgcactaagtacttgggacagcacacctgaaaaaacagcccgttctcatctcaagGCATCCAATACCAAccctttcagaaaaagtgacaaaacatagttatttgacgctaaagggtacctttagcaaACAGGGGCGTTTCATACGTACGCTGAAGGGTACCATCAGCGTAAAATCCTtgcgctttgtcacgctgttaGTTGCAGGTCAGACTTGAACAATGGTCAGGAATGTCGGACCATTCCTCTTTACATAACCGTTTTagttcagcaatattcttggGAGGTCTGGTGTGAATTGACTCTCTTGAGGTCATACCACAGCACCTACATCGGGTTGAGGTCAGACTCTGAATGGGCCACACCAGAATCcatattttcttctgttgttgatttatttgtgtgCTTTCGGTTGTTGTCCGGTTGCTTCTGTTGAGCTTTAATTTGCGGACAGATGGCCTtacattctcctgcaaaatttcTTGATAAGCTTGGGGATTCATTTTTCCGTTGATGATTGCAACCCTACGAGCCCCTGAGGCAGTGAATcagccccaaaccatgattccccctccaccatacttcacagttgggatgaggttttgatgttggtgaGCTGTGCCTGTTTTCCTCCACACATGGTGTTGTGTGTTCTttccaaacaactcaacttggtttcatctgtccacagaacagtgtttgtctgttgtgatttagatgaagatcagatcacattttatgaccaatttatgcagaaatcccgctaattccaaagggttcacatactttttcctgtgactgtaagtcagtgattgtatgcatgtgaaacagtttaccctacagctgtgcacattggCCATGAGACCGATggtcctttgtgttgctgcgcATGACCCCCGCCAATTCACTAGGTGGCGATGTTGGAAAAACCTACAATCCTGTAAATGCAGCCTCAGGTACTGCAACTATATACTATGTTTTGTAATTACTACCTACTTGCCCAATGTTGAGAACACCAgctacaagcttagactaaactctGTCCTAAGTCCACAACCttatcgttaatttttatttcaaatctgAATGCGACACATCTTGATTTATATAACACTAATACAACACACATGTACAGGGTgcaaattttacttttacttagcCAAATGTCTATTGAATATTCAGTGTATTAAATTTGTTGTATTGGTGTAAAGCATGGTGCACTTTGAGTCTTAAATTATCCTGAAAAAAATTGGCCTGGAGCCAAACACTTTCCGACCCGTGTGAGACCCCtgtatctttttgttttctcgAAATCTTGATTTAATTATGTTATTATCTTGGGGAAAATTATCACATTTTTAGTGATAATAACATGAATAACTTGAgatcttgaaaaaacaaattaaaataactcatTATAATGGGATAAcagagtaaataaaatgtatggaTTTTTGGCCTCTTAGGACTCCTGTACAGATCAAATACCAATCAATAATATTTTTCACCaactaaatataattaaatCATATAAGCAACAGATTATATAGTTGACTTATAACTGCTCAATCATCCATCAGATATCAGAACTGAGAGGGTTCAATTCTAGCATTTAGCATGCAAACACCAATTTgatcatttattattaaattattactaAATTTTCACCTATCCAGAAGAGGACCCATACCTTTAGATGAGAGGCTGTGAGAAGAGtcttgtccttaggtgtggatgtgagtgtgagttgtttgtctatgtgtggccctgcgatggactggcgatctgtccagggtgtaccccgcctttcgcccgatgtcagctgggattggttccagccccccatgaccctgtatgcaggataagcggttgacgatggatggatggatagatggatggatggatggatggaaatctAATGTGATTTATCAAAATCCTCTATGCATAAAGCCAGTAGCTGCTAAGAATGCTAACTGGTAAcaaaagcttccctctgtgtttc
Coding sequences within:
- the LOC123964189 gene encoding flocculation protein FLO11-like, translating into MASMKMWYLLLLAAFLPIVPTVAEVVKSVSDCEQFLLDAKPPQIPGILEGGHILNQNRYKPICQTFMKKRTFVTLYDLKNKIPVFSALKYRGNGRGRRPQNDWKIEPQLENEDDNNKNMCDVDKNKTYTNQAGNSDYRNNVRFDRGHLIPSSYGFNKTDKRSTFTLTNIVPQAKTFNQGSWNRMEQCIKCVMDKYCINNNNATEGFVVTGALPNITNFLRNRINIPTMLWSAFCCYSSKTKTWIASAHWGDNVPDESDNKYLQTKTLDELHQKLRTADSEFKPFPGTQCPLQTTVTKFYPELENCKCPPSTLTPSAPHTSTSSPFTSSAVPLTNASVPVPTTSGPSTSTSGPPTVTTGHPYTASCATSTSSPSASTPGTKTIPPGQQTSITSSPFTIKSALLPFTSGSHIITSGPHTSGLHITSSPLTSGSHIITSGPPTSGSHIITSGPHTSGLHITSSPLTSGSHIITSGPPTSGSHIITSGPHTSGLHITSSPLTSGSHIITSGPPTSGSHIITSGPHTSGLHITSSPLTSGSHIITSGPPTSGSHIITSGPHTSGLHITSSPLTSGSHIITSGPPTSGSHIITSGPHTSGLHITSSPLTSGSHIITSGPPTSGSHIITSGPHTSGLHITSSPLTSGSHIITSGPPTSGSHIITSGPHTSGLHITSSPLTS